The nucleotide sequence GGAGAGAGGCTGGGCTTATGGAGCTGGCTGAGGATGGTGCATGAGGGTAAGGGAGCGAGAAAATACTTGAGGCTGAGCCAAAGGGGGGCAGAAAGGAGGCAGCTGGCATCTTCGTCCATCTCGGTGCTGGCATGGTCATCTGTGCGCACGTCAGATGAGGATAAGGGTTAATGTTAGGATCAAGATTCAGTCTTGGAGTTATCTAAGACAATAGTCATAGATTCAGTAGTTACATTTCGTCAAGAGTAAGATATCCACTGCAAAACCAGGTGGAGAGTGATAAGTGATATGACTTTCTAGTATCCCTTGCTGTCATTCTTTTCTGATTTTCATCTTTGCCATTTTCGTTGGGTTTACACTTGTCTtcttatttataaatttaattagtagtttttattttgttatgttAATGATGTTAGACGTGCAGCATCAGCTATCCCTTTCCGCATGAAGAAATTACTCTATTCCAAATTTCCTGTCATCTGCAAGAAGTTGGCATGCACAAAGCTTGCATCtgcttctaaattttctttcttaaacttgaatataATGCTTGCTTCATGCTTTATCTAGCAAGATTTTCTTCCCATTTTTATATTTCGATCGTCATGTGTATATTGTTTATTTCCGTATGGACTTCAACCTTTTTCACATGCACAGGGCTATAAGATGTTTAGGTTTTTCTATATAGCGTAAATAAAATTGTGCTACTACGTATCTGTCCTCCATGAACTGCATTTTCTTGGCTTCAATGTCATCTGTATCTTACAGTTTTTAACCTATCATCAGTTTGCTAACAAGTGATATCATAGTTGGGTATACCTAAATTTTGTTTAAATGCCATATTAATGTAAATATGTTATTCATAAGAAGCTACAAAATGATTTGTACTGAAGTATTTCAGTCTAAACAGGCCCACAACAGCATTACACAGGTTCCTTTAACTGATGGTTGGGGGCGGAAGCATCGTCTGTTTATTAAGTGGAAATATGCTGAAGCCAAGGTAATTAATtgttctttgttttgttttcatgATTCCCAGAGTTATTTATTGATAATCAGATGTTGAAGTGTGTGGCTAAAAatagatattcatgtgacatttTTTTGTTTGTGTCCGAATACTCCTGCTACAGTTTATTGCTGACATGAGTGACAAGCTTAAGATAATGATATGTTGGTTCAAATAGTTGATGCTGTGAGGATATTATGCTATATTTATTCATACACTAAAGTTTGGAACAAAAATTTCTTGATCAATGGGAAATGCATTGGAAGTAGGGACAATACAATTCTCTTGAAACTATTTTGGAGAAGTTCGGCTTTGATAGCAAGTAATGATGATGGACAAGCTATTTGCTTGTTGATTATGTTGAAATATCTGAACAAGAAAGAGAAGACTAATAGATATTgtaagggaaaaaaaatgacACATGATATCCTTCCAAGTGCGCTACCTTGCTTCCAGCACAGATTCAggaattcctttctttttccttttggttTCTAGAACTGATGTAGTATCTGATAGTTACCTGCCTTCTTTCTAACAGATCTTTCTTtcagaaaatatatttaaaaatcttTCGCCTCATCACCAGGCTGCTGCATATTACTTCCATGGGCTTATCCTTGATGAAGGGAATACAGAGAAGTCCCATGGGATGGCTATAGCTGCTCTGCAAGCAGCAGAAGAGTTCCTCAAAGAAAGCAAAAGGTCTTGTGAAGTCTTCAATGCAATGCCTCCTACATCAAGGTAATTGCTAGCCTTCCTCTTTCATTTGGTTTTTGATGGATCAATGTCATTTTGTTTTTGCTATTTTTGATGTAACATATTTagccatttcttttctttcattctttcttcttcttcttttgtgtgtgtgtgtgtgtgtatgctgGGGGTGCATGGAATCACATTGACTATATTTATTGTAAGTGCTCCTGACATGAAGTTATAGGTACATAAGGTGCCTCCATGACAGATGGTGCAGTTGGTCATGTAGTTGCATTTTCATCATGATCACTTGTTAGACTAGACTAGAAGGCAATTGTAACTGTTGGTCAATATTGATAGTATGGATTCATCATTTAGAATTATTGAATTATATTATATCTCACATTTGTAACTGTTGGTTCTATATAGGAATCCCCCTCTCTGGGGATCTGCAAGGTATCTTTCTGAGAAGATCCCCAAAGATGCATCCAGCAAGGTTTGCATCAATCAGGACCTCTACAATGATGAAGGGTAAGTTTGCAGTTCAACTTTTGATGTTTGATCTAGTTCTCTCCTAAAGCCGACTGACGATCATTACAATCATTTCAGCGTACACTTTGAAACCCAGACAATGTTTTGTATATGAGTCGATTCCTTGGTTAATACTATCACAGTTCACTAAGCTCCTAGTTTCATAAATGCAAATTTGCAGATGTGATGTATGTATGTGCCCTCAACCTCTTTCCATTTTTGGACTAGCTAGTTCCAGAACCAAGGTTCGCTATCTCGGTACTAGACTCCAtatcggtgccacactagcacagtatcgttacggtacggtacggtatggaaTTTTTTGTGGCGTACGGAATATCGGTACGCCATCCGTACCGGATGCCGGTACTGCACTGGTATGGTACAGTATGCTCTGTACAGTTCGGTTTGGGCCGGTACAATGTACTTTGCCTAGAACCATTTATCTAGTTTATGACATTTTCTTAAAATCACATTTAGGACATTGTTCGTCCATAATATCATATTTCTCTTGGGAACTCATACGCTTTCAAAGATGCATTCTGTTGGGACCTCTAATAGTCATTCAAATGTGATGTGTCACTAGATGTAAACTTGAGAAAGATGAAATCTGGTAGACGTGCATGAGGAAACGGTTAGCCTTCTTGCATTGATAGATATAAAAGCACGTGAACTTGAACATGCACCCTGCATTGTGGTTGCTAAATTACTAGTTTTAGTGATATTAAGTTCTAGTGTTATCTTGTATATGCAAATGCTGAACTTGGCAATTCGTAGTGGCAAAAAACTTCTGTAAGGACGTGGCCTATAACATATTTACATCTTTCTCCCCACTTGGCCATTGGTACTGCCAAAAACTTCTGCTgaactaaaatattttaatattgcaTATAACATATTTATATCTTTTTCTCAATGTTTGGGAGTGGCACAATCTATAAATTGGCTCGTGACTTATCAGTGGAAGATTACTGATCATTGCAAACAGGCTGCTGAAACCTGATCATCTTGGTGGCATTTGCAGGGTCCTTGAAACAGCACCGACATTGCCAGATTTTGCAGTGGCTCTTAAACCTGATGATTATGAACTTCCTCCATTGGATCCCTCATGGAATGAATAAAATGATCATCAATAGAAAGCCCAGATCCTATGGAGCTGTCCCATTGGAAAAGTGCCAGTTGACCTGCAACATCTTGGCGTGCCTCCTCATCAGGGAGGGCCATTTTCTGTCAGCAACAATGTGTGGTACATTAATTCAGATTCTaatttcttttgtcttttgttctccatccccccccccccccccccccccttctctctctctctctctccctccccccaaAGAGAAGTCTTCCCATAGCTTGCTTGTTTACGGGACGGTGTTGTGTACAAGTGTTTTATAGTGCATGTAAATGTAAATtatgggaaaaaagaaaaggatatttCTCTGGTTAACTGACCAGTGGATTTATGCATGCGATATCATCTTGAAAGTGATTGATCTGATTAATGATGATATGCATGCAAAGACTACCACCAAGATTGGGTCGCAAACTGTGGACTTGTAATTCATTGTACTCTATCCTACATAGATCTGGAAAAGGATTGGCTACAAGTTTTCTAGCTTCTGTTTCTTTgttgtcctttttcttttttgttgcagTAAAGTTCTTTGAGAGATGCTCTATAAAATGGATGGATCCAATGCAAGTGAAATATCACTCATCAAGCTCTTGCCTTCATTTGAAGATCTTTCGACAAAAGTATTTGTGGAAACAGACAGCAGACACACACAAGAAGGCTGATCGAGTTGCAAATGCCGTGGCTCATATGGAGAAAATAGTGAGGAGTGTGGTCCCAAAAATTGTAGGTATTTGGATGTTGATGTTATTCTTCTATCATATTATTACATTTTTGAATGAGATTGAACAAACCATTTTCAGGTAAATTTCTTCATACTTCTTATGCCCTTTTCTTCATACATTCTTATGATCATTTTCTTGTATATATACTCTGGTATTATTTCATTTATATATCGCTAAGAATATCATTATTGATGTCTAAGACCAATGAAGGGAGTCAAAAAACAGAACTTGATATTTTAATATCCACTGCAAAGCAGATCCGTGATAACTTAGTATAAAATACAGCCAAACTGGCACTTGCTTATGGATTTTCGTGTTTTCTTGGTGTAGCATTGTTGGATCGGGTCGGTGTTTCCTTTCTGTATTCCTTATTACGTTTCGCAAAATTGTTTGGACTGCTGGAAGCATGTAATTACTTAAATCATGGACGTTATACCCTCATCCCTCCATCCACGCAAAGCCCATgacaaatttttctttcttattcatggttttaacaaaaaaattattacACTGGATATAGCTCTGTCACTTAAAAACAACATTATCTAATAAATACTGGAACTGAATTTTGAATCAATTAACTAGTATATTCTAAGTAAATCAATACAAACTTAGCTGTATGAGAGGTGGCGGTTGCACGACTACAGAAGACCTCCGTATCTCCTgtgaaaagagaaggaagaaacaagTAGAGGAAGAAACAACATCTCAAGACTTCTATATGAAAACAAGCACCTCCGAAGTTAAGAACCgagagaagaaaatgaaatcagTGCTTCAACTTAAACTTGCAGCTGCTTGATTTGATGCTAATCTGATTGCTGGCACTCAAACTATTCACCACCAGATTGCACCTGACTCCGAAGGTCACCTTCCAGAGCTTCAGTCTCCCAAACTTCACCCTCACCGGCACATCGCCTTTAAAGAGCAGCGGTATCGTCCCGGTCTGCTGCTGCCGCTGCAACTCGGTGAGGAGCCCGCTCCCCAGCTGGGTCTCGCCGGTCATTATGATGCTTAGCACAGTCGTGCTCCGGTGGCCCTGGTAGAACTCCGGGAAGCTCCCGTTGCACAGGCTGCTATCGGTGTACCGCACGCTCAGATAGCTTCCTTCCTCATAGTAGATGCCAATCTTCTTGTTAGGATTCCTTGCAGTGACCGTCACGTTGAAGCTGGCCCTGACTGTCATGCTGCTGTCCACATCAAATGCCGAGATGCTGAGGCGGTCGACCGAGTACTTGGGTATCTTGGGGTCGAAGATGAGATATAGAATTCCAGCAGTGGCTCCAATAAGGATGATGAGTACGACAATGGTGAGGGTGGTGCAGCACAAACACTTGCAGCAGCTCCTCTTCTTCTTGGCTGGCTTTGCTTGGGCTACCGGGATGGTGCCTTGCAACGGACCGGCGACATCGTGCTCTTCGGATTGCGAGAAGTTGAGGGGCGCTCGTGGAGCTGACGGTGGTGGAGATTCGACGTCCACCGGATGAATTCTCTGGTGACCAGCCATGACAAAAGCCAAATGAGTAATTGGCTACTGTTCTCCTACGCTCCGGTTCCGACTTGAAAGCCTCTTGGGGTAGGAGGCTCGCTCAAAGTCTCTTCTTGATGGGTTTATATGGATGGTTGAAGTGCTTCGGATTCTAGTTTTGTAGGCTTCCATGCTTGACTTTTTGTTTCTAATTAGGTGTCGTGGTAAGCTGTGGGGTGGTAGAAAATTATTGAGGCTGGCTGGTCCCAACCTTCCAGCCACCTAATTGAATTCGGTGGCAACTGTTATTAGATGTTTTAGCTACAGGTTTGGTAGGAACATGCCGCGTGAATAGGATACATTATTCATCCGAGCCCAACATGCCAAATAAAGGGTAAATAAGTCATCTTGCTTGACCAACTAGCTTTCCCTTATATTATTATAGATCACAATAAGCACTTAATTTTCTTGGGAAATAGTGACGGTAATTTTATGGAAGAAATCCGGGAACAGAATCTGCTATGGTAGTTGGAAATGTGTTTTGGCGATTAGTTTTGTCGGCAATGATCATGAGCGAGATCTATGCGACTTGCTTTAGCCTTGCTGATTTTGATTAAAATTAGCTTGCTTTAGTTGTTTGAATATGAGCCTCGTTAAATATCGTCACATGCTTGTAGGATTAAGTTTAAATAGCCCATCATTCTATACTATTACTCTGGGATACTTTATCACGGGTCAAAATGGTAAAGGCATGACCAGGGATGCTTTTAGTCTGATAAATATAGTGCATATTGTAGGAAATGACACCTAACTAGGAAGCACGGAATCCTTAGATAGAAAACGGATCCATGAAACTGGTGGATTATTTGTTAATCAATTCCactttttttattaaagctTTGACCCAAGCTAGGAGTGGCTTGTTCATGAATATGACTTTGAGACGGGACATAATGTCTGCATTTGATAAAACTTCATGAATATGCTTTTAGTCTTCTGATCCCTGATCAACATGAAAAATTTGTGGCCTACTTGGTCTTGAGAGGACTTTCTCAACAACGAATTTATGGTTTCTGAACTTGTCCGACCTATCTCCTCATTCCCACATGAGCCATTGAACCAACCACATGAGCCATTGACATCTCAAGTCACATTGATAATGGTGGCCCTTCTATAATCTAGTTCTTTTTTATATAATCTTAATGGAAGTTTTCACACATAAGAGCAAAACCTGCAGCTGCATAcctaacatttttatttttctaatctatGACGTTTGAATGAAGAATCTAATCAAAAGAAACCAAAATTTATCGGTCACACTCTATATTATGTTATACATTTCCCTTCTGCGTGATACTTATCTGAAAAAATGTTAATACATTCCAAGAGACTGCAGGCCAGAATAGTGATCTACCATGGATCCCAA is from Phoenix dactylifera cultivar Barhee BC4 chromosome 18, palm_55x_up_171113_PBpolish2nd_filt_p, whole genome shotgun sequence and encodes:
- the LOC103724049 gene encoding NDR1/HIN1-like protein 6, with protein sequence MAGHQRIHPVDVESPPPSAPRAPLNFSQSEEHDVAGPLQGTIPVAQAKPAKKKRSCCKCLCCTTLTIVVLIILIGATAGILYLIFDPKIPKYSVDRLSISAFDVDSSMTVRASFNVTVTARNPNKKIGIYYEEGSYLSVRYTDSSLCNGSFPEFYQGHRSTTVLSIIMTGETQLGSGLLTELQRQQQTGTIPLLFKGDVPVRVKFGRLKLWKVTFGVRCNLVVNSLSASNQISIKSSSCKFKLKH